The proteins below come from a single Myxococcales bacterium genomic window:
- a CDS encoding VWA domain-containing protein: MSRAPRLVGIAASVLAATAVGLIYPLASRGWAWRSVVWEHPLVGLAALVVPLVVYFTTVGADRRVPTLTLPTVAPLVLGPRGARARFRDLPGVLRGAALLLGILALMRPENVLRGENAQESGIDIVLVLDLSGSMRALMDQGEGASPPNTPDTPTDRGPSKRLTRLETAKDVILEFVSRRKTDRIGVVVFGRSAFILSPPTLDKSLLSGLVSKMELELIDGNGTAIGDAVGTAVARLRRSTARSKAIILLTDGDSNAGTVAPEYAAHLAQTQGVKVYTVQIGDGDEVDVQDGVDLFGQPHFIRTHFPVNPELLRKIAHDTGGESYVATDKKSLSVSMHTILDTLEKTRFESQSATMEDLFPLLLLPAVMLLVLEALARAWLVRRFP, from the coding sequence ATGAGCCGCGCGCCTCGCCTCGTCGGGATCGCCGCGTCGGTGCTCGCCGCCACGGCGGTGGGCCTCATCTACCCGCTCGCGTCGCGAGGCTGGGCGTGGCGTTCGGTCGTGTGGGAGCACCCGCTCGTGGGGCTCGCTGCGCTCGTCGTGCCCCTGGTGGTCTACTTCACCACAGTGGGGGCCGATCGACGCGTGCCGACGCTCACGCTGCCCACGGTCGCGCCCCTCGTGCTGGGGCCCAGGGGCGCGCGCGCGCGCTTCCGTGACCTCCCCGGGGTGCTGCGAGGCGCGGCGCTGCTGCTCGGCATCCTCGCCCTCATGCGCCCCGAGAACGTGCTCCGCGGCGAGAACGCGCAGGAGTCGGGCATCGACATCGTGCTCGTGCTCGACCTCTCGGGCTCCATGAGGGCGCTCATGGACCAGGGCGAGGGCGCGAGCCCGCCCAACACGCCGGACACGCCGACCGATCGCGGCCCGTCGAAGCGGCTCACCCGCCTCGAGACGGCGAAGGACGTCATCCTCGAGTTCGTCTCGCGACGAAAGACCGATCGCATCGGCGTGGTGGTCTTTGGGCGGAGCGCGTTCATCTTGTCGCCGCCCACGCTCGACAAGTCGCTGCTCTCCGGCCTGGTCTCGAAGATGGAGCTCGAGCTCATCGACGGCAACGGCACGGCGATCGGCGACGCCGTCGGCACCGCCGTCGCGCGGCTGCGGAGGAGCACCGCGCGCTCCAAGGCCATCATCCTGCTCACCGACGGCGACTCGAACGCCGGCACCGTCGCGCCCGAGTACGCCGCCCACCTCGCGCAGACCCAGGGCGTGAAGGTCTACACGGTGCAGATCGGCGACGGCGACGAGGTCGACGTGCAAGACGGCGTCGACCTCTTCGGCCAGCCGCACTTCATCCGCACGCACTTCCCGGTGAACCCGGAGCTGCTCCGCAAGATCGCGCACGACACCGGCGGCGAGTCGTACGTGGCGACCGACAAGAAGAGCCTGTCGGTGAGCATGCACACCATCCTCGACACCCTCGAGAAGACCCGCTTCGAGTCGCAGTCGGCCACGATGGAAGACCTCTTCCCGCTGCTCCTCTTGCCGGCCGTGATGCTCCTCGTGCTCGAGGCCCTCGCCCGCGCGTGGCTCGTGCGGAGGTTCCCGTGA
- a CDS encoding VWA domain-containing protein, whose amino-acid sequence MKFAYDFLAFPGVLYALVGALVVGGFASLLVVAALRRRRDTARFGEAKLVERLRSFDADTRRSVKGLLLVLALAAAFFALARPQFGRGVKHVPATNLDVVIVLDYSKSMYARDVVPSRISRAKAEVARLIRELRGARFGAIAFAGEPMSFPMTSDGAAIAQFFRGLEPNDMPVGGTATSRALERARELLERDPKSKEHVRIIVLVTDGEDTEGDPTKVANELAAEGTRVDVVQIGTRAPEPIPNVGADGRVLGIRQDENGKPLMTQLSTEAEAELAKIAEITHGKLVTGTKGETGIDDVTRDLKRLMTQELSERVETVFAEEYAWPLGLALVLLVAEGLLPDAPKTPPRVPLPVAALAKRPRGRRRRALARADADGAAGTSRGGAA is encoded by the coding sequence GTGAAATTCGCTTATGATTTCCTCGCCTTTCCCGGGGTGCTGTACGCGCTCGTCGGCGCCCTCGTGGTGGGCGGCTTCGCGAGCCTGCTCGTCGTCGCGGCGCTGCGCCGCCGCAGAGACACGGCGCGCTTCGGCGAGGCCAAGCTCGTCGAGCGGTTGCGCTCGTTCGACGCCGACACGCGGCGCTCAGTGAAGGGGCTCCTGCTCGTGCTCGCCCTCGCCGCGGCGTTCTTCGCGCTCGCCCGGCCGCAGTTCGGCCGCGGGGTCAAGCACGTGCCCGCGACCAACCTCGACGTCGTGATCGTGCTCGACTACTCGAAGAGCATGTACGCCCGCGACGTCGTGCCGAGCCGCATCTCGCGCGCCAAGGCGGAGGTCGCGCGGCTCATCCGAGAGCTCCGGGGCGCGCGGTTCGGCGCGATCGCGTTCGCGGGCGAGCCCATGAGCTTCCCCATGACGAGCGACGGGGCCGCGATCGCGCAGTTCTTCCGTGGCCTCGAGCCCAACGACATGCCCGTGGGCGGCACGGCCACGAGCCGCGCCCTCGAGCGCGCTCGCGAGCTATTGGAGCGCGATCCCAAGTCGAAGGAGCACGTGCGCATCATCGTGCTCGTGACCGACGGCGAGGACACGGAGGGCGATCCCACCAAGGTCGCGAACGAGTTGGCCGCGGAGGGCACCCGCGTCGACGTGGTGCAGATCGGCACGCGCGCGCCCGAGCCCATCCCTAACGTCGGCGCCGACGGGCGCGTCCTCGGAATACGGCAAGACGAGAACGGCAAGCCGCTCATGACCCAGCTCTCGACCGAGGCCGAGGCCGAGCTCGCGAAGATCGCCGAGATCACCCACGGCAAGCTCGTGACCGGAACCAAGGGCGAGACCGGCATCGACGACGTGACGCGCGACCTGAAGCGCCTCATGACCCAGGAGCTCTCCGAGCGCGTCGAGACCGTGTTCGCCGAGGAGTACGCGTGGCCGCTCGGCCTCGCGCTGGTGCTCCTCGTGGCCGAGGGCCTGCTCCCAGACGCCCCCAAGACCCCGCCGCGCGTGCCGCTCCCCGTGGCGGCCCTCGCGAAGCGTCCGCGAGGGCGCCGGCGGAGGGCGCTCGCGCGCGCAGACGCGGACGGCGCGGCGGGCACGTCCCGCGGAGGTGCCGCGTGA
- a CDS encoding tetratricopeptide repeat protein has protein sequence MSEPTTPFRWGFLVAAVACGALAACGWDPQRPFERESPVVNRALAELDAGEAGVATAAELLQGYLSTGACSESAIGTPKSLHEKPNGALDLGIALFRIGESFGARFGDEEAKTGRPAAPTMPGAPSADGLRASHIECALRIVRAVAEDPAQPVELRARARYLEGNLLFLDAKYKEAVAAYDKALVLAPGMPEGGVDAQGGPRLGDPLGLDAAWNRAVALQRIEDKKDAGQDGGQDGGQDGGGDSGGQDGGGDSGNQDSGGQDSGKDGSNGDRDSGKDSGKDSGGEDAAPPPQKNEDAAAPPPPPPSERSQDERLLDQLENAPTVQREAARRQKRGGVKVRGSEDK, from the coding sequence GTGAGCGAGCCAACCACGCCATTCCGGTGGGGCTTTCTCGTCGCGGCGGTCGCGTGCGGCGCGCTCGCTGCGTGCGGCTGGGATCCGCAGCGGCCGTTCGAGCGCGAGTCGCCGGTCGTGAACCGCGCGCTCGCCGAGCTCGACGCGGGCGAGGCTGGCGTCGCCACCGCCGCCGAGCTCTTGCAGGGGTACCTCTCGACGGGGGCGTGCTCGGAGAGCGCGATCGGCACGCCAAAATCGCTCCACGAAAAGCCGAACGGCGCGCTCGACCTCGGCATCGCGCTGTTCCGCATCGGAGAGTCTTTCGGCGCCCGCTTCGGTGACGAGGAGGCGAAGACGGGCCGCCCCGCCGCCCCGACGATGCCCGGAGCGCCCTCCGCGGACGGCCTCCGCGCGAGCCACATCGAGTGCGCGCTGCGGATCGTGCGCGCGGTCGCCGAGGACCCCGCGCAGCCCGTCGAGCTGCGCGCGCGGGCGCGGTACCTCGAGGGCAACCTCCTCTTTTTGGATGCAAAGTACAAGGAAGCGGTCGCGGCGTACGACAAGGCGTTGGTGCTCGCCCCGGGCATGCCCGAGGGGGGCGTCGACGCGCAAGGCGGCCCGCGCCTCGGCGATCCCCTGGGGCTCGACGCGGCCTGGAACCGGGCCGTGGCCCTCCAGCGGATCGAGGACAAGAAGGACGCCGGCCAAGACGGCGGTCAAGACGGTGGGCAAGACGGCGGGGGTGACTCGGGCGGCCAAGACGGCGGGGGTGACTCCGGCAACCAGGACAGCGGCGGGCAGGACTCCGGCAAGGACGGCTCGAACGGCGACCGGGACTCGGGCAAGGACTCGGGCAAAGACTCCGGCGGCGAGGACGCGGCCCCTCCTCCCCAGAAGAACGAGGACGCCGCCGCGCCGCCGCCGCCACCGCCGTCCGAGCGGAGCCAAGACGAGCGCCTCCTCGATCAGCTCGAGAACGCCCCGACCGTTCAGCGAGAGGCGGCGCGCAGGCAGAAGCGGGGCGGCGTGAAGGTGAGAGGCTCCGAGGACAAGTGA
- a CDS encoding BatD family protein, giving the protein MIRVGARWLRALLALATLLAALVGGARPAWADELHVALDAHVVEVGQTVTMRLEGAGTSGEVTAVEPGPTPGFRVAGRSVMPTRMVSIVNGVRNERSGVSASFTLLAERVGVYSLGPATATFGGRVRRSERVEVKVVPRGQGPRRSQQNQDPFAQFFGPGGGLLEPLTPREPEPTLDPKLALPRSRGPVAFLHATVDKTRAFVGEQVTFAVYLYIEATGREPQIGDVHEAPAAAFQKRTLLESENDAKHVGLARVGEQIYEVKLVRRAALFPLKPGVLPVGTMSLRVFRNEGLRGRPESIRESEPLDITVVEPPSAGRPPGTAAGDVGEFTLRAEVAPREVPRGGAVAVTLTLVGRGNFPNKLALPTIKGGEWLDPEVSEMLGADAEQRFGGSRTFKYILRLREAGVVPLGEVTFPHYWPEQRRYATARVALGDITVTPDGKVAPVDDAKENLLPNLPGPRGSLEGVARSATPPLGDRAEAWWLVLAAPLAFGAAIGGQRLTSRVRAARQGRATSPAAELDRRVAEAQRALASRDWDAALRAALSVLEQGAAVKLGVPLRGRSASEKRADMTDADLPEATIDAWLDAFASAEARRYSPTPATEEEAREEVACALDLVRRGREAAARPGPAAEETA; this is encoded by the coding sequence GTGATCCGCGTCGGCGCCCGCTGGCTGCGCGCCCTCTTGGCGCTCGCGACGTTGCTCGCCGCCCTCGTGGGCGGCGCGCGCCCCGCGTGGGCCGACGAGCTCCACGTCGCGCTCGACGCGCACGTCGTCGAGGTGGGGCAGACCGTCACGATGCGTCTCGAGGGTGCAGGCACGTCGGGCGAGGTCACGGCCGTCGAGCCGGGCCCCACGCCCGGATTCCGGGTCGCCGGACGCAGCGTGATGCCCACCCGCATGGTGTCGATCGTCAACGGAGTGCGCAACGAGCGAAGCGGCGTGTCGGCGAGCTTCACCCTCCTGGCCGAGCGAGTGGGTGTGTACTCGCTCGGGCCCGCGACGGCGACGTTCGGCGGCCGGGTCCGCCGCTCCGAGCGCGTCGAGGTGAAGGTCGTCCCACGCGGACAAGGCCCGCGGCGCTCGCAGCAAAACCAAGACCCCTTCGCGCAGTTCTTCGGGCCCGGCGGCGGGCTGCTCGAGCCGCTCACGCCGCGTGAACCGGAGCCGACGCTCGATCCCAAGCTCGCGCTCCCGAGGTCGCGCGGCCCCGTCGCCTTCCTCCACGCCACCGTCGACAAGACCCGCGCCTTCGTGGGCGAGCAGGTCACGTTCGCGGTCTACCTCTACATCGAAGCGACGGGGCGAGAGCCGCAGATCGGCGACGTCCACGAGGCGCCCGCGGCGGCGTTCCAGAAGCGCACGCTCCTCGAGAGCGAGAACGACGCCAAGCACGTGGGGCTCGCGCGCGTGGGTGAGCAAATCTACGAGGTGAAGCTGGTCCGGCGCGCGGCGCTCTTTCCTCTGAAGCCTGGCGTGCTGCCGGTGGGCACCATGAGCCTCCGCGTGTTCCGCAACGAGGGCCTCCGGGGTCGCCCGGAGTCGATCCGTGAGAGCGAGCCGCTCGACATCACGGTCGTGGAGCCGCCCTCCGCCGGCCGGCCACCGGGCACCGCGGCCGGCGACGTCGGCGAGTTCACCCTCCGCGCAGAGGTGGCGCCGCGCGAGGTGCCCCGCGGCGGCGCGGTCGCCGTGACGCTGACGCTCGTCGGGCGGGGAAATTTCCCCAACAAGCTCGCGCTCCCCACCATCAAGGGCGGCGAGTGGCTCGACCCCGAGGTGAGCGAGATGCTCGGAGCGGACGCCGAGCAGCGCTTCGGGGGCAGCCGAACCTTCAAGTACATCCTGCGGCTCCGCGAGGCCGGCGTGGTGCCGCTCGGCGAGGTCACGTTTCCCCACTACTGGCCCGAGCAGCGACGCTACGCGACGGCCCGCGTGGCGCTCGGGGACATCACGGTCACGCCCGACGGGAAGGTCGCGCCGGTCGACGACGCGAAAGAGAACTTGCTGCCGAACCTCCCGGGGCCCCGGGGCTCGCTCGAGGGCGTCGCGCGCTCCGCCACCCCGCCGCTCGGCGATCGCGCCGAGGCGTGGTGGCTCGTGCTCGCCGCGCCGCTCGCGTTCGGCGCGGCGATCGGGGGGCAACGACTCACCTCGCGCGTGCGCGCCGCGCGGCAGGGGCGGGCCACCTCGCCGGCCGCCGAGCTCGACCGACGAGTGGCCGAAGCGCAGCGCGCGCTCGCCTCGCGAGACTGGGACGCGGCGCTGCGAGCTGCCCTGAGCGTGCTCGAGCAGGGCGCGGCCGTGAAGCTGGGTGTGCCGCTCCGGGGGCGCTCGGCTTCCGAGAAGCGGGCCGACATGACCGACGCGGATCTGCCCGAGGCGACCATCGACGCGTGGCTGGACGCGTTCGCGTCCGCCGAGGCCCGAAGGTACTCGCCCACACCGGCGACCGAGGAAGAGGCGCGCGAGGAGGTCGCGTGCGCGCTCGATCTCGTCCGCCGGGGGCGCGAGGCCGCGGCGCGGCCCGGCCCGGCCGCAGAGGAGACCGCATGA